From one Cynocephalus volans isolate mCynVol1 chromosome X, mCynVol1.pri, whole genome shotgun sequence genomic stretch:
- the PRR32 gene encoding proline-rich protein 32 — protein MACIENVLGGHGRSPIVVAVDKNGNRELRHDISLQCPSSMPKDDVESWGHPHVPLSPPFSMLTDLSREQLEHPSERKESCVPVDSSRALTHPYGPPPAVVEESLATAEVNSSEGLAGWRQKGQNSINVSREVSGGPPAFMVGGTRVINGGTEIGGNNARLYVALPRSKGFFPPRGPQVRGPLHIPTLRSGIMMEVPPGNTRMVCKGRLAHVSFPLGSPRHPVDNWPTPMPVVSSSTAGLPSCFAAHCFIPPRPPSFNPFLSMPIAFVPPQIFGPPLPSYFAHLCPGGMPAPACSNKEHN, from the exons ATGGCTTGTATTGAAAATGT CCTTGGAGGACATGGCCGTTCACCCATAGTGGTAGCTGTGGACAAAAATGGAAACCGGGAGCTGCGCCACGACATATCCCTGCAGTGTCCGAGCTCCATGCCAAAGGATGATGTGGAGTCCTGGGGCCACCCTCACGTCCCACTGAGTCCTCCCTTCAGTATGCTGACAGATCTGTCAAGAGAGCAACTGGAGCACCCCTCTGAGAGAAAAGAATCCTGTGTTCCTGTGGATAGCTCCAGAGCTCTCACGCACCCCTATGGGCCACCACCTGCTGTTGTGGAAGAGTCCCTAGCAACAGCAGAAGTAAACAGCTCTGaggggctggcaggctggaggcAGAAGGGACAGAATTCTATTAATGTATCCCGTGAAGTCTCTGGCGGCCCTCCCGCATTTATGGTAGGGGGCACAAGGGTCATCAATGGGGGCACTGAGATAGGTGGCAATAATGCAAGGTTATATGTGGCTTTGCCACGAAGTAAAGGGTTCTTTCCACCCAGGGGCCCACAAGTAAGAGGCCCTCTGCATATTCCCACCCTTAGATCAGGGATAATGATGGAGGTGCCTCCAGGTAATACTAGAATGGTCTGCAAAGGAAGGCTGGCTCACGTTTCCTTCCCACTTGGAAGCCCGCGGCATCCCGTGGATAATTGGCCAACACCTATGCCGGTGGTGTCTTCCAGTACTGCAGGTTTGCCTTCTTGCTTTGCTGCTCATTGTTTCATACCTCCTCGACCTCCGAGTTTCAATCCGTTTCTCTCTATGCCTATAGCTTTTGTGCCTCCCCAGATATTTGGCCCTCCACTGCCTTCTTATTTTGCCCATTTGTGTCCTGGGGGAATGCCAGCTCCTGCATGCTCAAACAAAGAGCACAACTGA